A single window of Thalassomonas viridans DNA harbors:
- a CDS encoding NAD-dependent succinate-semialdehyde dehydrogenase codes for MEQLKDQALFKRASFINGEWVPGDAFFPVINPASGQVIAEVADAGVAEAGQAIEAAKNAFNAWSSLTANARGGLLRRWFDLINQHRDDLARILTLEQGKPLAEAEGEIGYGASFIDWFAEEGKRAYGDVIPMPSGDKRLVTIKQAVGVVTAITPWNFPHAMIARKAAAALAAGCTFVVRPATQTPLSALAMAELAQRAGIPAGVFNVVTGSDARAIGRVLTEHPDVAKFTFTGSTEVGKQLIRQSAGTVKKVSMELGGNAPFIVFDDADLDAAVQGAIISKYRNAGQTCVCANRIFVQEKIAAAFTDKFVRAVAVLKVGDGLAPESEIGPLISPEAAAEVDRLVHSSLQAGARLLLGGEHHPLGAAFYRPTVVAEVTQEMALAQNEIFGPVSPVITFKDETEVLAMANDTDYGLAAYFYARDIGRIWRVAEGLAFGMVGINEGIISNAAAPFGGIKQSGNGREGSRYGLDDYMEIKYLCFGGVDR; via the coding sequence ATGGAGCAGTTAAAAGACCAGGCTTTATTTAAGCGGGCTTCTTTTATTAATGGCGAGTGGGTGCCCGGGGATGCCTTTTTTCCGGTAATTAACCCGGCCAGCGGTCAGGTGATTGCCGAGGTGGCGGATGCCGGTGTTGCCGAAGCCGGGCAGGCGATAGAAGCGGCAAAAAATGCTTTTAACGCCTGGTCATCGCTTACGGCGAATGCCAGGGGCGGCCTGCTGCGCCGCTGGTTTGATTTGATCAACCAGCACAGGGACGATTTAGCCAGGATACTGACGCTGGAACAGGGCAAGCCTTTGGCCGAGGCGGAAGGAGAGATCGGTTACGGCGCCTCTTTTATCGACTGGTTTGCCGAGGAAGGCAAGCGGGCTTACGGGGATGTTATTCCCATGCCGTCCGGCGACAAGCGCCTGGTGACCATTAAACAGGCGGTGGGTGTGGTGACTGCCATCACCCCGTGGAATTTTCCCCATGCCATGATTGCCCGTAAGGCGGCAGCGGCGCTGGCGGCAGGCTGCACTTTTGTGGTCAGGCCGGCGACCCAGACTCCCTTATCGGCCCTGGCCATGGCCGAACTGGCCCAAAGGGCAGGCATACCTGCCGGGGTTTTTAATGTCGTTACCGGAAGCGATGCCCGGGCAATAGGCCGGGTGCTTACCGAACATCCGGATGTCGCCAAGTTTACCTTTACCGGTTCAACCGAGGTGGGTAAGCAGCTGATCCGCCAAAGCGCAGGCACGGTGAAGAAGGTGTCGATGGAGCTGGGAGGCAATGCGCCCTTTATTGTTTTTGATGATGCCGATCTCGATGCCGCCGTGCAGGGGGCGATCATTTCCAAGTACCGCAATGCCGGGCAAACCTGTGTCTGTGCCAACCGTATTTTTGTTCAGGAAAAAATCGCCGCGGCCTTTACCGATAAGTTCGTCAGGGCGGTGGCGGTCCTGAAAGTGGGGGACGGCCTGGCGCCGGAGAGCGAAATCGGTCCTTTGATTTCTCCGGAGGCGGCGGCTGAGGTTGATCGGCTGGTGCACAGCAGTTTGCAGGCCGGCGCCCGCTTGCTGCTCGGCGGGGAGCACCATCCGCTGGGGGCGGCTTTTTATCGGCCCACCGTGGTGGCTGAGGTGACACAGGAGATGGCCCTGGCGCAAAACGAAATCTTCGGCCCGGTATCTCCGGTTATTACCTTTAAAGATGAAACTGAAGTGCTGGCCATGGCCAATGATACCGACTACGGGCTGGCGGCTTATTTTTATGCCCGGGATATCGGCCGTATCTGGCGGGTGGCGGAAGGGCTGGCTTTTGGCATGGTGGGCATCAACGAAGGCATTATTTCCAATGCCGCGGCGCCTTTCGGCGGCATCAAGCAATCTGGCAACGGCCGGGAAGGTTCGCGTTATGGTCTGGATGATTATATGGAAATCAAATATTTATGTTTTGGCGGCGTGGACCGCTAA
- a CDS encoding efflux RND transporter periplasmic adaptor subunit: MRRRPYLHRLAFTTIAAMLLMPLTLAPQGFPPASVNVVPAKITALSPVAWVSGTVVSPNNSQIAAEVSGRLVTLAGLGALVRKGDIIARIDDSQLLLQQQQDLAVIESAKAKLAFLQSEVERKKTLAKINLSAITDLDENISQRDIARGELTVAESKLAQTRQNLAFTRLKAPFNGLVVERLSNLGEYVKDGTAIVRLVETENIEASVFAPLTAYRYLQKAENLAVESPLGTGMAAVKSLIPVADRRSHLMEVRLDMSAFDWPIGLDIKAAVAYGESKAVLAVPRDALVLRREGSSIFRINGENHAEQIPVEIGIGAGNLVEVIGDISEGDNIVIRGAERLTPGQAVTINPDNQDLISGQ, encoded by the coding sequence ATGAGAAGAAGACCCTATCTACACAGATTAGCTTTTACCACTATTGCTGCCATGCTCCTTATGCCGTTAACGTTGGCCCCTCAGGGCTTTCCTCCCGCCAGTGTCAATGTCGTTCCGGCAAAAATCACAGCTTTATCTCCGGTTGCCTGGGTTTCCGGCACCGTAGTCAGTCCCAACAACTCGCAAATCGCCGCCGAGGTATCCGGACGCCTGGTAACCCTGGCCGGCCTCGGCGCCCTGGTGCGCAAAGGGGATATTATAGCCAGGATAGACGACAGCCAGCTGCTGCTCCAACAGCAACAGGACCTTGCGGTGATAGAAAGCGCCAAGGCAAAACTGGCTTTTTTACAGTCGGAAGTCGAAAGGAAAAAAACCCTGGCGAAAATAAACCTGTCGGCGATCACAGATCTCGACGAGAACATCTCCCAGCGGGACATTGCCCGGGGCGAATTGACGGTTGCCGAATCCAAGCTGGCACAAACCAGGCAGAACCTGGCCTTTACCCGTTTAAAGGCCCCTTTTAACGGCCTGGTGGTGGAGCGGCTGAGCAACCTGGGTGAATATGTCAAAGACGGCACCGCCATTGTCCGCCTGGTGGAAACCGAGAATATCGAGGCCTCGGTATTTGCCCCCCTCACCGCCTACCGTTATCTGCAAAAAGCCGAAAACCTGGCGGTAGAGTCGCCGCTGGGCACCGGCATGGCGGCGGTAAAAAGCCTGATCCCCGTCGCAGACCGGCGCTCCCACCTGATGGAAGTGCGCCTGGACATGTCCGCCTTTGACTGGCCGATAGGGCTGGATATCAAGGCGGCCGTGGCCTACGGAGAAAGCAAGGCCGTGCTGGCGGTGCCCCGCGACGCCCTGGTGCTCAGGCGCGAGGGCTCCAGCATTTTCAGGATCAACGGCGAGAACCATGCCGAACAAATCCCGGTAGAAATAGGCATAGGCGCCGGGAACCTGGTGGAGGTGATAGGGGATATCAGTGAAGGAGACAATATAGTGATCCGCGGGGCCGAACGCCTGACACCGGGGCAGGCGGTAACCATTAATCCCGATAACCAAGATTTGATTTCCGGACAGTAA
- the bfr gene encoding bacterioferritin, with the protein MKGDSKVISLLNKALGIELVAINQYFLHARMYKNWGLEELDEADYDQSILKMKHADKLIERVLFLEGLPNLQDLGRLFIGEETTEMLKSNLDLEHRMREIFLELIQECEQLKDYISRDLGEGILKDIEKQIDWLESQHYLIDHAGLEDYLQSKMGDD; encoded by the coding sequence ATGAAAGGTGATAGCAAAGTCATATCCCTGTTAAACAAGGCATTAGGTATTGAACTGGTAGCGATCAACCAGTATTTCCTCCATGCCCGTATGTATAAAAACTGGGGGCTGGAAGAGCTGGATGAGGCGGATTATGATCAGTCGATTCTGAAAATGAAGCATGCCGATAAACTGATCGAAAGGGTTTTATTTTTAGAAGGTTTGCCTAATTTACAGGACCTGGGACGCTTGTTTATCGGGGAAGAAACCACCGAGATGCTGAAAAGCAACCTGGACCTGGAACACAGGATGAGGGAAATTTTCCTGGAGCTTATTCAGGAGTGCGAACAGCTAAAGGATTATATCAGCCGGGATCTGGGGGAAGGTATCCTTAAAGATATCGAAAAGCAAATCGACTGGCTTGAAAGCCAGCATTACCTGATAGACCATGCCGGTCTGGAAGATTACTTACAATCGAAAATGGGGGATGACTAG
- a CDS encoding NAD-binding protein, with translation MQHFASFSLLNIGWRWPAALFCFLCPLIGLHLGVTLSERPDAVNAGILTKAYYSLGFFVMGGLDVGLPQGGPVIGRFLLWIGYFGAPILTASTLIEALIKTLEPHRWRLKRIKNHLVIIGSDDLTISYLKALREHSPKVPVLIIDHAMEPLRRDELRQQFNAKVILGDINHTFFLKRLRLNQAARVLLLGADNFQSYETANKILKLEPKLAQKIIIHCSSIRFMRSMANSHVAQQCINFNSYQLAAAGLVRHKLIQHFQQTQPKDVVVLAGFGLFGQTILEELQQHAKQEIDTLAIIDVDANRRVLVVDEQLHLSNFERREVFEGNISHPKVWQQLSTKVDLTQVEPVIILGTGSAEDNLRTALWLRGKYPKAMIIARSHQPSEFAQEVGKEHNITNVSITQLVKENIPPGWTSGQ, from the coding sequence TTGCAACATTTTGCGAGTTTTTCCCTGTTAAATATCGGCTGGCGCTGGCCGGCGGCGCTCTTTTGTTTTTTATGCCCGCTGATCGGCCTGCATCTCGGGGTTACCCTGAGCGAACGTCCGGATGCGGTTAATGCCGGCATACTGACCAAGGCCTATTACAGCCTGGGCTTTTTTGTTATGGGGGGGCTGGACGTAGGCTTGCCCCAGGGGGGACCTGTTATCGGCCGCTTTCTGCTCTGGATAGGCTATTTCGGTGCCCCTATCCTGACTGCCTCAACCCTGATTGAAGCCCTGATCAAAACCCTGGAGCCCCACAGGTGGCGCCTGAAACGCATTAAAAACCATTTGGTGATTATCGGCTCTGACGACCTGACCATAAGCTATCTCAAAGCCCTGCGCGAGCATTCCCCTAAAGTGCCTGTGCTGATCATAGACCATGCCATGGAGCCCCTGAGACGGGATGAACTGCGCCAACAATTTAATGCCAAAGTGATCTTAGGGGATATCAACCATACGTTTTTTCTTAAGCGCCTGCGCCTGAACCAGGCGGCCAGGGTTTTACTCCTGGGGGCGGATAACTTTCAAAGCTATGAAACCGCCAATAAGATTCTCAAGCTGGAGCCGAAACTGGCGCAAAAAATCATTATCCATTGCTCCAGCATACGCTTTATGCGTTCCATGGCAAACTCCCATGTGGCGCAGCAATGCATCAACTTTAACTCCTACCAGCTTGCCGCTGCCGGCCTGGTCAGGCATAAGTTGATCCAGCATTTTCAGCAGACCCAGCCTAAGGATGTGGTGGTGCTGGCCGGATTCGGCCTGTTCGGTCAGACCATACTGGAAGAGCTGCAGCAGCATGCCAAACAGGAAATAGATACCCTGGCCATTATCGATGTCGATGCCAACCGCCGGGTGCTGGTGGTGGATGAACAGCTGCACCTGTCCAATTTCGAGCGGCGCGAAGTCTTTGAAGGCAATATTTCCCATCCGAAAGTCTGGCAGCAGCTCAGCACTAAAGTCGATTTAACCCAGGTGGAGCCGGTGATCATTTTAGGTACAGGTTCGGCAGAAGATAATTTGCGCACCGCCTTATGGCTCAGGGGCAAGTACCCTAAAGCCATGATCATTGCCCGCAGCCACCAACCCTCTGAATTTGCTCAGGAAGTGGGAAAAGAGCACAATATTACCAATGTCAGCATCACCCAGCTGGTCAAAGAAAACATCCCGCCGGGCTGGACCAGCGGGCAATAA
- a CDS encoding methyl-accepting chemotaxis protein, whose translation MNHSVDSEVTFPESEQLVSTTDIQGKITYANESFCRVAGYTYQELVGQDHNIVRHPDMPKAAFYDLWQKLKRGDSWRGMVKNRCKNGQYYWVDAYVTPLYEHNKIIGYQSVRCCPTQEQKIKAQKVYEQINQGKTISDFGANFSLKRTLAILLFLFTFLLTWLYGENVATALIQLVLIAGLFAIYFDELFRLPKYIKELQTSFDSPSRYIYSGKGASSIADYSLKLLQAKVRTILGRSHDTGKKIFDLSTTLTQNSSKSLEGLLDENNQLEQLATAITEMSATIEDVSKNTTYAHDKVQEVQNECQQAIKVINASQDKITTLSSEVGDASVSANELVSDADKISTLMAEIQGIADQTNLLALNAAIEAARAGEQGRGFAVVADEVRTLANRTQDAAVQIQDSVVELQSTLKKWSVAMLTSKDNAEECSQESSQIKQAMADITEMMNGVGDITAQIATATEQQNLVAGQITQSIHTIDDISRENTHRAQQVNEHGLGVHQSAAEIDALSTTFK comes from the coding sequence ATGAATCATTCAGTTGACAGTGAAGTCACATTTCCCGAATCCGAACAGCTCGTTTCTACCACAGACATCCAGGGCAAAATCACCTACGCCAACGAAAGCTTCTGCCGGGTAGCCGGTTACACTTATCAGGAATTGGTCGGCCAGGACCACAACATCGTACGCCACCCGGATATGCCCAAGGCGGCTTTTTATGATTTATGGCAAAAACTCAAGCGCGGCGACTCCTGGCGCGGCATGGTGAAAAACCGCTGCAAAAACGGCCAGTATTACTGGGTTGATGCCTACGTAACCCCTCTGTATGAACATAATAAAATCATCGGCTATCAGTCGGTGCGCTGCTGTCCGACGCAAGAGCAGAAAATCAAGGCACAAAAAGTCTATGAACAAATCAACCAGGGCAAGACGATTTCAGACTTCGGCGCCAACTTTTCCCTGAAAAGAACATTAGCCATTTTACTCTTCTTATTCACCTTTTTGCTGACCTGGCTCTATGGTGAGAATGTCGCCACCGCCCTGATACAGCTGGTACTGATCGCCGGCCTGTTTGCCATCTATTTTGACGAATTGTTCCGCCTGCCCAAATATATCAAAGAGCTGCAAACATCCTTTGACAGCCCTTCCCGCTATATCTATTCCGGCAAAGGGGCCAGCAGCATAGCCGATTATTCCCTGAAATTATTGCAGGCCAAGGTCAGGACCATTCTGGGCAGAAGTCATGATACCGGCAAAAAAATATTCGATTTATCAACCACCTTAACCCAGAACTCTTCAAAATCACTCGAAGGTTTGCTCGATGAAAACAACCAGTTGGAGCAACTGGCCACCGCCATTACCGAAATGAGCGCCACTATTGAGGATGTCAGTAAAAACACCACCTATGCCCATGATAAGGTGCAGGAAGTACAAAACGAATGCCAGCAGGCGATTAAGGTGATCAACGCCAGCCAGGATAAAATTACCACCCTGAGCTCAGAGGTCGGTGACGCTTCGGTCAGTGCCAATGAACTGGTCTCGGACGCAGACAAGATCTCCACCCTGATGGCGGAAATTCAGGGCATTGCCGATCAAACCAACCTGCTGGCCCTGAATGCCGCCATTGAAGCAGCCCGGGCGGGAGAGCAGGGGCGCGGCTTTGCCGTGGTGGCAGACGAAGTCAGAACCCTGGCCAACAGAACCCAGGATGCCGCGGTACAAATCCAGGATTCTGTGGTTGAGCTGCAAAGCACCCTGAAAAAATGGAGCGTGGCCATGCTGACCAGCAAAGACAACGCCGAAGAATGCAGCCAGGAGTCGAGCCAAATCAAGCAGGCCATGGCAGATATCACGGAAATGATGAATGGGGTCGGCGATATTACCGCACAAATCGCCACCGCCACCGAGCAGCAAAACCTTGTTGCCGGCCAGATCACCCAAAGCATTCACACCATAGACGATATCTCGCGCGAGAACACCCACAGGGCGCAGCAGGTCAACGAGCATGGCCTGGGGGTTCACCAGAGTGCGGCTGAAATAGACGCCTTAAGCACCACCTTTAAATAA
- the bfr gene encoding bacterioferritin, giving the protein MKGNDKVLASLNGLLHNELAAIDQYFIHSRMYDDWGLGKLYHRLDHEMQEEITHADALIKRILFLEGTPNLKDRRDLLIGNDVPSMLKNDLVLEMEVVDALKASIEVCEQENDFQSREVLEKLLEDTEEDHVYWLEKQLGLIDKVGLKNYIQSQMSSDSE; this is encoded by the coding sequence ATGAAAGGTAATGATAAAGTACTCGCCAGCCTTAACGGCTTACTGCATAACGAACTGGCGGCAATTGACCAGTATTTCATCCATTCGAGAATGTATGATGACTGGGGCCTGGGTAAGCTGTATCACAGGTTAGATCATGAGATGCAGGAGGAGATCACCCATGCGGATGCCCTGATCAAGCGAATTCTGTTTTTGGAAGGGACGCCGAATTTAAAAGATCGCCGGGATCTGCTTATTGGCAATGATGTTCCCAGTATGCTGAAAAATGATCTGGTGCTGGAAATGGAAGTTGTCGACGCCTTAAAAGCTAGCATTGAAGTTTGCGAACAGGAAAATGATTTTCAAAGCCGGGAAGTTTTAGAGAAATTACTGGAAGATACCGAAGAAGATCATGTGTACTGGCTGGAAAAACAGTTGGGTCTGATTGATAAGGTCGGGCTGAAAAACTATATCCAGTCGCAAATGTCGTCCGATAGCGAATAA
- a CDS encoding (2Fe-2S)-binding protein codes for MYVCICHGVTDNEIVESIDNGAQTIKELTAELKVGSQCGKCCQCTKKILNNKLLQIAEAQADVA; via the coding sequence ATGTACGTATGTATTTGTCACGGCGTGACCGACAATGAAATTGTAGAAAGCATAGATAATGGTGCGCAGACGATAAAAGAGCTCACTGCTGAGCTGAAGGTCGGCTCACAGTGCGGAAAGTGCTGCCAGTGTACGAAAAAAATCCTCAACAATAAGCTGTTGCAAATTGCTGAGGCACAAGCAGACGTAGCCTGA
- a CDS encoding efflux RND transporter permease subunit, whose amino-acid sequence MKLTALSLKNPTAVMVGILLAALFGGISLFKLPVQLTPDISQPKITISTNWRSAAPEEMEAEIIERQEDVLKGLQSLVSLESDSSQGRGSITLRYRTGVNLERALIDVMNALNQVPSYPPDADEPVIAVGGSSTFTAIAWFALKPLPGNKRDIAFYQDYVEEVIQPRLERVAGISQTNAFGGLSSELRVTFNPYKAAALGLNVPDLADKLTSNTDSSGGFNDIGRRKYTLRFSGKYGIEQLEQMVLEWRDGRPVLLRDIARVEMTFADRTGILTLDGEPAIAMNAQAEQGVNVIQVMQGLKAAMAELNRGALKHEGLELIQMYDETVYIGRAMTLVQNNLLLGILLAISVLWWFLRKFRATLIVAVAIPISIIITVTVMFASGRSLNIISMAGLAFAVGMVLDAAIVVLENIVRLREQGLPPEKASLQGATQVWGALLASTVTTVAIFLPIAFLEEVSGQLFADLAITIAVAIFASLVIAVTVLPAAARKLLARVSSKDPHSHWWHNITQAVMLLTATPARRYGWILGLLLFSAAGSYLLFPKVDYLPKGNQNQFQAFIMPPPGLSYPAARIELSDKVNQRLMPYLTGEKQPKIAHTWMGFFGSFGFMGGRGENAGDIQKIVQVVNSELLAGFPDTMAFATQAQLFRNLGGGRRIDIDIQGNRVDELLQAARIGYGVIQETLPEARIRPVPGLTLAEPELRLIPDERRVAEAGWTRQEVSAISRALGTGLYVGDFFNGQKRLNVFLRVQQWQTPEELAALPLFTPEAGIQPVGELVELERTAGPSSIRRINRKRTITLEVTPPGNLSLEEAIARLKTRAEPAILSHLTDNGAIAFRGSAEALTEALANMSQSFILALVILYLLMSALFKSFKDSLLVVLTIPLATVGGIGLLQLTNLVIFQPLDLLTMIGFVILLGLVVNNAILLVYQTRIGEETGLGRHEAVRQAVRLRLRPILMSTLTSICGMLPLLLIPGAGAELYRGIAAVIVGGMSVSTLFTLLFLPSLLQLGKQSQPQKSHLATPSAAGK is encoded by the coding sequence ATGAAGCTGACCGCACTTTCCCTGAAAAACCCCACGGCGGTTATGGTAGGGATCCTGCTTGCCGCCCTGTTCGGCGGCATCAGCCTGTTCAAGCTGCCGGTGCAGCTGACCCCGGATATCAGCCAGCCGAAAATCACTATCTCCACCAACTGGCGCAGCGCCGCCCCGGAAGAAATGGAAGCGGAAATCATCGAACGCCAGGAAGATGTGTTAAAGGGGCTGCAAAGCCTGGTTTCCCTGGAGTCCGACTCAAGCCAGGGCAGAGGCAGCATCACCTTGCGCTACCGCACCGGCGTCAACCTGGAGCGGGCCTTAATCGATGTGATGAATGCCCTGAACCAGGTGCCCAGCTACCCTCCCGACGCCGACGAGCCGGTGATCGCCGTCGGCGGCAGCAGCACCTTTACCGCCATCGCCTGGTTTGCCCTCAAGCCCTTGCCCGGCAACAAGCGGGATATCGCCTTTTACCAGGATTATGTCGAAGAAGTGATCCAGCCCCGGCTGGAGCGGGTGGCGGGGATCTCGCAAACCAATGCCTTCGGCGGCCTGTCCAGCGAATTAAGGGTTACCTTTAATCCCTATAAAGCCGCGGCCTTGGGGTTAAACGTCCCAGACCTGGCAGACAAGCTCACCAGCAACACCGACAGCTCAGGCGGCTTTAACGACATCGGCAGGCGAAAATATACCCTGAGGTTTTCCGGAAAATACGGCATAGAACAACTGGAACAAATGGTGCTGGAATGGCGCGACGGCCGACCGGTACTGCTCAGGGACATCGCCCGGGTGGAAATGACCTTCGCCGACAGAACCGGCATATTAACCCTGGACGGCGAACCGGCAATAGCCATGAATGCCCAGGCGGAACAGGGGGTAAACGTTATCCAGGTGATGCAGGGCCTTAAGGCGGCCATGGCGGAATTAAACCGCGGAGCCCTGAAACACGAAGGCCTGGAGCTTATCCAGATGTATGACGAAACCGTCTATATCGGCCGCGCCATGACCCTGGTCCAGAACAACCTGCTGCTGGGCATCCTGCTCGCCATCAGTGTCCTGTGGTGGTTCCTGCGTAAATTCCGCGCCACCTTGATCGTCGCCGTCGCCATTCCCATTTCCATCATCATCACAGTCACGGTGATGTTTGCCAGCGGGCGTAGCCTGAATATTATTTCCATGGCCGGGCTGGCCTTTGCCGTCGGCATGGTGCTGGATGCCGCCATTGTCGTGCTGGAAAACATAGTGCGCTTACGGGAGCAGGGACTGCCCCCGGAAAAGGCCTCGTTGCAGGGGGCAACCCAGGTTTGGGGGGCCTTGCTGGCCTCGACGGTCACAACAGTAGCCATTTTCCTGCCGATAGCTTTCCTTGAGGAGGTTTCGGGCCAGTTGTTTGCCGATCTGGCCATCACCATAGCCGTGGCTATCTTTGCTTCCCTGGTGATCGCCGTTACCGTCTTGCCGGCTGCCGCACGCAAATTGCTGGCCCGGGTATCAAGCAAAGATCCCCATAGCCATTGGTGGCACAATATCACCCAGGCCGTGATGCTGCTGACCGCCACCCCGGCCAGGCGCTATGGCTGGATCCTGGGGTTATTGCTTTTTTCCGCTGCCGGCAGTTATCTGCTGTTTCCGAAAGTGGATTACCTGCCTAAAGGAAACCAGAACCAGTTCCAGGCCTTTATTATGCCGCCGCCGGGCCTGAGCTACCCGGCGGCACGCATCGAACTAAGCGACAAGGTCAACCAGAGGCTGATGCCTTATCTCACCGGCGAAAAACAGCCGAAAATAGCCCATACCTGGATGGGTTTTTTCGGCAGCTTCGGCTTTATGGGGGGACGCGGCGAAAATGCCGGCGACATCCAGAAAATCGTCCAGGTAGTCAACAGCGAATTACTGGCAGGTTTTCCCGATACCATGGCCTTTGCCACCCAGGCGCAGTTATTCCGTAACCTGGGGGGCGGCCGGCGCATAGATATCGATATCCAGGGCAACCGGGTGGATGAGTTATTGCAGGCGGCGCGCATCGGCTACGGCGTGATCCAGGAAACCTTACCTGAAGCGCGAATCCGGCCGGTACCCGGGCTGACCCTGGCAGAACCCGAACTGCGCCTGATCCCCGATGAGCGGCGGGTGGCTGAAGCCGGCTGGACCCGGCAAGAGGTTTCGGCGATTTCGCGTGCCTTAGGCACAGGTTTGTACGTCGGGGATTTTTTTAACGGCCAGAAACGCCTGAATGTTTTTTTGCGGGTACAGCAATGGCAGACGCCGGAAGAGCTGGCCGCCCTGCCCTTATTTACCCCAGAAGCCGGCATACAGCCTGTGGGGGAGCTGGTGGAACTCGAACGTACCGCCGGACCCAGCTCTATCCGGCGCATCAACCGCAAACGCACCATTACCCTGGAAGTCACCCCGCCGGGCAATTTAAGCCTGGAAGAAGCCATTGCCAGGCTCAAAACCCGGGCAGAGCCGGCGATACTGTCACACCTGACCGACAATGGCGCCATCGCGTTTCGCGGCAGTGCCGAGGCCCTGACAGAAGCCCTGGCCAATATGAGCCAGAGTTTTATCCTGGCGCTGGTGATCCTTTATTTGTTGATGTCCGCCTTGTTCAAATCCTTTAAAGATAGCTTGCTGGTCGTGCTGACCATACCCCTGGCCACCGTCGGCGGCATAGGCCTATTGCAGTTAACGAATCTGGTGATCTTCCAGCCGCTGGATCTCTTAACCATGATAGGTTTTGTGATCTTGCTGGGCCTGGTGGTCAATAATGCCATCTTGCTGGTCTACCAGACCCGTATTGGCGAGGAAACGGGCCTGGGCCGTCACGAGGCGGTAAGGCAGGCGGTGCGTCTACGGCTACGCCCTATCCTGATGAGCACCTTAACCAGCATTTGCGGCATGTTGCCGCTGTTACTGATCCCCGGCGCCGGCGCCGAACTCTACCGGGGTATTGCCGCGGTTATCGTCGGCGGCATGAGCGTCAGCACCCTGTTTACCCTGTTGTTTTTACCCAGTTTGTTACAGCTGGGCAAGCAATCGCAGCCGCAAAAGTCCCATCTGGCAACGCCTTCCGCCGCCGGCAAATAA